The following are encoded together in the Pirellulales bacterium genome:
- a CDS encoding DUF2945 domain-containing protein: MAHNFKVGDHVAWNSEAGRVRGTILKKITSETEFKGYIRHASKDEPQYLIKSDKTDHVAMHKGSALKKLRSPAKRSPPRKKGRSR, from the coding sequence ATGGCACACAACTTCAAAGTCGGCGACCACGTCGCGTGGAATTCGGAAGCAGGCCGCGTGCGAGGGACGATCCTCAAGAAGATTACTTCCGAGACCGAGTTCAAGGGCTATATCAGGCATGCGTCGAAAGACGAGCCGCAGTACCTGATCAAGAGCGACAAGACCGATCACGTCGCCATGCATAAAGGCTCGGCACTGAAGAAACTTCGCTCTCCGGCCAAGCGGTCTCCGCCGCGCAAAAAAGGCCGGTCAAGGTAG
- a CDS encoding AlkA N-terminal domain-containing protein has protein sequence MKSYRFDLTPVPPFRLDFTVWALRRRKENAVDRWDGETYRRVLTLADKAVVVAVRQVRPPQRPRIEVQVSGAAANDSTKSAVTAALERLLGLRTDLSEFYRFAKSDPRLDRLATRFRGMKPPRFLTLFEALVNAIACQQVTLSLGIQLLNKVAAHYALSIDGGSTFAFPRPEDLVDRRPDDFRRLGFSRQKGRAMIELARSIASGESDLEALADEEDDAAIERLQAHRGIGRWSAEYALLRGLGRTHVFPGDDVGARNRLQRMLRLRQKLDYPAVARRLRRWRPYAGLAYFHMLLEGLDEAGHLSEPSDVAASAST, from the coding sequence GTGAAATCGTACCGCTTCGACCTCACGCCCGTGCCGCCGTTTCGGCTCGATTTCACCGTCTGGGCGTTGCGGCGGAGAAAAGAAAACGCCGTCGACCGGTGGGACGGCGAAACGTATCGGCGGGTGTTGACGCTGGCGGATAAAGCGGTGGTTGTGGCGGTGCGGCAGGTTCGGCCTCCGCAACGGCCCAGGATCGAGGTGCAGGTGAGCGGCGCCGCTGCAAACGACTCGACGAAATCCGCCGTGACCGCCGCGCTCGAACGATTGCTCGGCCTGCGGACCGACCTGTCCGAGTTTTACCGTTTTGCCAAATCCGACCCCCGGCTCGATCGATTGGCGACAAGGTTTCGCGGCATGAAGCCGCCGCGGTTTCTCACGTTGTTCGAGGCGCTGGTGAACGCCATCGCCTGTCAACAGGTAACGCTGAGCTTGGGCATCCAACTTCTCAACAAGGTCGCCGCCCATTACGCGCTTTCGATCGACGGTGGTTCGACTTTTGCCTTCCCGCGTCCGGAGGATCTCGTTGACCGGCGCCCGGACGACTTCCGCCGGCTCGGTTTCAGCCGCCAGAAAGGCCGGGCGATGATTGAATTGGCGCGATCGATCGCATCGGGCGAATCCGACTTGGAAGCATTGGCTGACGAAGAGGACGATGCGGCGATCGAGCGACTGCAAGCGCATCGTGGCATCGGCCGCTGGAGCGCTGAATACGCGCTGCTGCGGGGCCTCGGACGAACGCATGTTTTTCCAGGCGACGACGTCGGTGCCCGCAACCGACTCCAGCGCATGCTCAGGCTACGACAGAAACTCGATTACCCCGCCGTGGCGCGCCGATTGCGACGCTGGCGGCCCTACGCGGGATTAGCTTATTTCCACATGCTGCTGGAGGGGCTGGACGAAGCCGGGCACCTGTCGGAGCCGTCCGACGTTGCGGCGTCAGCGAGCACGTGA